One genomic segment of Blattabacterium sp. (Blaberus giganteus) includes these proteins:
- a CDS encoding cation-translocating P-type ATPase yields the protein MKNKKIFDFLDDEKIANKIIDFNHKNITRVRFLIPSIHCSSCVLILERLSKIYKNIFDSTVDFSNKKIWITFNNVEFKLSDIAKLLDDIGYSPSINFELIENKKNNTILFGRKLIGKLSISFFCFGNIMLLAIPEYVGARQDIWFMENRNFFRYLMLILSLPIVIFSFVDHIKYAVLGLKKHILNMNVPISIGILVLFLWSCYEIFFDLGSGYFDSLSSFSLFLLMSRIFQIYTHNEILSFDKNYKYFYPVLITKIHKNEKEEKIFLSSLKKGDVIIIKNEEVIPADSMLMKGNAVLDNSFITGESYLINKKIGERIYAGSRQKGEAIIIKVIKNVDHSYLSILWNKNKSHRDCNKKLFYLNSISTKFSQYFTPIILMISIVTGIFWSFGNDVSKIFQTVFSVLIITCPCALVLSTPLIFGNIIRFFSKKGFYVKDIYTMEKISSAGTLIFDKTGTITDPNKEKIFFVGKRKMKYEEKKIIASLLKNSNHPLSQRILSELSIKDFYLIKNFREIIGKGLEGIIKDIPVKIGSQKYLGVTKKIINEEINQTTVFISINNKFIGYFLFRNFYREGIKKIFQDLKEYKILILSGDHNDLEKKYLKSILPKSSKIFFSQSPEDKLDYVKKLQKKGEKIMMFGDGINDCAALNQSEVGVSVSENPTNFFPSCDAFIQYNSLNKIFLFLKISKISAKLVFINFMISLFYNSIGIFFAVTGHLKPFIAAILMPLSSFSVIFFSVISTWIVSRRLIFFLFVLLWIY from the coding sequence TTACTAGAGTTCGTTTTTTAATTCCTTCTATTCATTGTAGTTCTTGTGTTTTAATTTTGGAAAGATTATCTAAAATATATAAAAATATTTTTGATTCTACTGTTGATTTTTCCAATAAAAAAATTTGGATCACATTTAATAACGTTGAATTTAAACTGAGCGATATAGCTAAATTACTTGATGACATAGGATATAGCCCTTCTATAAATTTTGAATTGATAGAAAACAAAAAAAATAACACGATTTTATTCGGTAGAAAATTAATAGGAAAATTATCTATTTCTTTTTTTTGTTTTGGAAATATTATGCTTTTAGCTATACCAGAATATGTTGGAGCTAGACAAGACATATGGTTTATGGAAAATCGTAATTTTTTTCGTTATTTAATGTTAATTTTATCTTTACCTATAGTAATTTTTTCTTTTGTTGATCATATCAAATATGCTGTATTAGGATTAAAAAAGCATATTTTGAATATGAATGTTCCAATTTCCATTGGAATATTAGTGCTTTTTTTATGGAGTTGTTATGAAATTTTTTTTGACTTAGGTTCGGGATATTTTGATAGTCTTTCTAGTTTTTCATTATTTCTACTTATGAGTAGAATATTTCAAATATATACTCACAATGAAATTTTATCTTTCGATAAAAATTATAAGTATTTTTATCCAGTTTTAATTACAAAAATACATAAAAATGAAAAAGAAGAAAAAATTTTTCTTTCTTCTTTGAAGAAAGGAGATGTGATTATTATTAAAAATGAAGAAGTTATTCCTGCTGATTCTATGTTAATGAAAGGAAACGCTGTGTTAGATAATAGTTTTATTACAGGAGAATCTTATTTGATCAATAAAAAAATAGGAGAACGAATCTATGCTGGATCTAGACAAAAAGGAGAAGCTATTATTATAAAGGTGATCAAAAACGTAGATCATAGTTATTTAAGTATATTATGGAATAAAAATAAATCTCATCGAGATTGTAATAAAAAATTATTTTATTTAAATTCAATATCTACTAAATTTAGTCAGTATTTTACTCCTATTATTTTGATGATTTCGATTGTAACTGGAATATTTTGGTCTTTTGGGAATGATGTTTCAAAAATTTTTCAGACAGTTTTTTCTGTTTTGATTATTACTTGTCCTTGTGCATTAGTTCTTTCTACTCCATTAATTTTTGGAAATATTATACGTTTTTTTTCCAAAAAAGGTTTCTATGTTAAAGATATTTATACGATGGAAAAAATTTCTTCAGCTGGAACTTTAATTTTTGATAAAACTGGAACTATAACTGATCCCAATAAAGAAAAGATTTTTTTTGTAGGAAAAAGAAAGATGAAATATGAAGAAAAAAAAATTATAGCTTCTTTATTAAAAAATTCAAATCATCCCTTAAGTCAAAGAATATTATCAGAACTATCTATAAAAGATTTTTATTTAATCAAAAATTTTAGAGAAATCATAGGTAAAGGATTAGAAGGGATCATAAAAGACATACCGGTTAAAATTGGTTCTCAAAAATATTTAGGCGTTACAAAAAAAATAATTAATGAAGAAATCAATCAAACAACAGTTTTTATTTCTATAAATAATAAATTTATAGGTTATTTTTTATTTAGAAATTTCTATCGTGAAGGAATAAAAAAAATATTTCAGGATTTGAAAGAATATAAAATTCTTATTCTTTCTGGAGATCACAATGATTTAGAAAAAAAGTATTTAAAATCAATCTTACCAAAATCAAGTAAAATTTTTTTTAGTCAAAGTCCGGAAGACAAATTAGATTATGTTAAAAAATTACAAAAAAAAGGAGAAAAAATTATGATGTTTGGAGATGGAATTAATGATTGTGCTGCCTTAAATCAAAGTGAAGTAGGAGTTTCTGTGTCGGAAAATCCAACTAACTTTTTTCCAAGTTGTGATGCTTTTATACAATATAATTCTTTGAATAAAATTTTTTTATTCTTGAAAATATCTAAAATATCTGCCAAATTAGTTTTCATAAATTTTATGATTAGTTTATTTTATAATAGCATAGGAATCTTTTTTGCAGTGACTGGTCATTTAAAACCTTTTATAGCAGCTATTTTAATGCCTTTAAGTTCTTTTTCTGTAATTTTTTTTTCTGTTATATCTACTTGGATAGTTTCACGAAGATTAATATTTTTTTTATTTGTTTTGTTATGGATATATTAA
- the ccoS gene encoding cbb3-type cytochrome oxidase assembly protein CcoS, producing the protein MILSSIFLGAFFLILFLIAVYSGQFDDYESPGIRILIDDFEKN; encoded by the coding sequence ATGATATTATCTAGTATTTTTCTGGGAGCATTTTTTCTTATACTTTTCTTAATTGCTGTTTATTCCGGACAATTTGATGATTATGAATCTCCTGGGATTAGAATTTTAATTGATGATTTTGAAAAAAATTAA
- the ccoN gene encoding cytochrome-c oxidase, cbb3-type subunit I translates to MKLKTYYYNNSIVKAFLYATIFWAFIGFLAGLFVALLLFFPEIPELIFGNNLKNSQGVMGFGRWRMLHTSTAVFAFVGNIIFTGYYYSLQRLLKTRIFSDILSWIHFWGWQIFIISTWITFLLGINTSKEYAEHEWPIDIGVFIIWIIYGINMIGSILKRKIKHLYVSVWFLLGTWVAVGMLHVFNNLELPISLLSFKSYSLYAGVQDALMQWWYGHNAVAFILTTPILGLMYYFVPKASNQPIFSYKLSIIHFWSLIFIYIWAGPHHLMYTSLPNWAQMLGTIFSIMLIAPSWGGMLNGLLTLRGAWDQMKTNPTLKFFVVGITCYGMATFEGPMLATKTLNSIGHFTDWVIAHVHLGTLGWNGFMAFGIMYWLTQKIWNTKLYSISLANIHFWLGVLGIILYIFPMYFGSIIQSIMWKKFNPDGTLAYKNFLDSVLSIIPFYKIRFVGGMIYFLGFVLMIYNIFKTIQQGYSLNNEEFKCDPHYGIKEEMETFHGWLEKKPIQFTILSFIAVAIGGFIEIIPTLVIKSNVPTIHNVKPYKALELEGRDLFVREGCNACHSAQVRPFRDEVVRYGEYSKAGEFVYDHPFLWGSKRTGPDLAREGGKNPNSWHFNHMYNPRSTSPGSIMPRYPWLIYNKLDRSNTEKKMQAMVKLGVPYTLEYIKNVNQDMDRQANNIVYDIYKEYPNLKKEIDKQKKIEKEKFIPLEKREIIALIAYLQRLGTDIKS, encoded by the coding sequence ATGAAATTAAAAACATATTATTATAATAACAGTATTGTCAAAGCTTTTTTATATGCTACAATATTTTGGGCTTTTATTGGATTTTTAGCTGGATTGTTTGTAGCTCTATTATTATTTTTTCCTGAAATTCCTGAACTAATTTTTGGTAATAATTTGAAAAATTCTCAAGGAGTCATGGGTTTTGGTCGATGGAGAATGTTACATACAAGTACAGCTGTTTTTGCTTTTGTAGGAAATATTATTTTTACAGGTTACTATTATTCTTTACAACGTTTGTTAAAAACAAGAATTTTTAGTGATATTCTTAGTTGGATTCATTTTTGGGGATGGCAAATATTTATTATTTCTACTTGGATCACTTTTTTATTAGGAATTAATACGAGTAAAGAATACGCTGAACACGAATGGCCTATAGATATAGGAGTATTTATTATTTGGATTATTTATGGAATAAATATGATCGGAAGTATTCTGAAAAGAAAAATTAAACACTTATATGTTAGTGTTTGGTTTTTATTAGGTACATGGGTTGCTGTGGGTATGTTGCATGTATTTAACAATCTTGAATTACCTATCTCTCTTTTATCTTTTAAAAGTTATTCTTTATATGCTGGAGTACAAGATGCTTTAATGCAATGGTGGTATGGACATAATGCCGTAGCATTTATTTTAACGACACCTATACTAGGATTAATGTATTATTTTGTTCCAAAAGCATCTAATCAACCTATTTTTTCTTATAAACTTTCCATTATACATTTTTGGTCATTAATATTTATATACATTTGGGCAGGCCCTCATCATCTAATGTATACATCTCTTCCTAATTGGGCTCAAATGTTGGGTACTATTTTTTCAATTATGTTAATCGCTCCTTCTTGGGGTGGAATGCTGAATGGATTACTAACTTTAAGAGGAGCTTGGGATCAAATGAAAACAAATCCTACTTTGAAATTTTTTGTAGTTGGAATTACTTGTTATGGAATGGCTACTTTTGAAGGTCCTATGTTAGCAACTAAAACTTTAAATTCCATAGGACATTTTACAGATTGGGTCATTGCTCATGTTCATTTAGGTACTTTAGGATGGAATGGATTTATGGCTTTTGGAATTATGTATTGGTTGACTCAAAAAATATGGAATACCAAATTATATTCTATATCATTAGCGAATATTCATTTTTGGTTAGGTGTTCTGGGTATTATTTTATATATTTTTCCCATGTATTTTGGATCTATTATACAATCTATCATGTGGAAAAAATTTAATCCTGATGGAACTTTAGCTTATAAAAATTTTTTAGATTCTGTTTTATCTATCATTCCATTTTATAAAATAAGATTTGTGGGTGGAATGATTTACTTTTTAGGTTTTGTTTTAATGATTTATAATATTTTTAAAACAATTCAACAAGGTTATTCATTAAATAATGAAGAATTTAAATGCGATCCACATTATGGTATAAAAGAGGAAATGGAAACATTTCATGGTTGGCTAGAAAAAAAACCAATACAATTTACTATTCTTTCTTTTATAGCAGTAGCTATTGGAGGATTTATAGAAATTATACCGACTTTAGTCATTAAATCTAATGTTCCTACTATTCATAATGTTAAACCTTACAAAGCCTTAGAATTAGAAGGAAGAGATTTATTTGTTAGGGAAGGGTGTAATGCTTGTCACAGTGCACAAGTTCGTCCATTTAGAGATGAGGTAGTCCGTTATGGAGAATATTCTAAAGCTGGTGAATTTGTATATGATCACCCATTTCTTTGGGGGTCTAAACGAACAGGACCTGATTTAGCTAGAGAAGGTGGTAAAAATCCTAATTCTTGGCATTTTAATCATATGTATAATCCTAGATCTACATCTCCTGGCTCTATTATGCCAAGATATCCTTGGTTAATTTATAATAAATTGGATAGATCTAATACAGAAAAAAAAATGCAAGCAATGGTAAAACTAGGAGTTCCATATACATTGGAATATATAAAAAATGTTAATCAAGATATGGATCGTCAAGCGAATAATATTGTATATGATATTTATAAAGAGTATCCAAATTTAAAAAAAGAAATAGATAAACAAAAAAAAATAGAAAAAGAAAAATTTATTCCATTGGAAAAAAGAGAAATTATAGCCCTTATTGCTTATTTACAGCGATTAGGAACAGATATAAAATCTTAA
- a CDS encoding CcoQ/FixQ family Cbb3-type cytochrome c oxidase assembly chaperone, with protein MISFLKQYFIGEKNIGIFQSFMLILFLLAFFFVIFFVLSKSKKYYNKISLIPLEVEELEKNDKKRKSYEI; from the coding sequence ATGATAAGTTTTTTAAAGCAATATTTTATAGGAGAAAAGAATATAGGGATTTTTCAATCTTTTATGTTAATTTTATTCTTATTGGCATTTTTTTTTGTAATATTTTTTGTGTTATCAAAATCTAAAAAATATTATAATAAAATAAGTTTAATTCCTTTAGAAGTAGAAGAATTAGAAAAAAATGATAAAAAAAGGAAAAGTTATGAGATCTAA
- a CDS encoding cbb3-type cytochrome c oxidase N-terminal domain-containing protein, translating to MRSKIPSFIMIPSLLSVIIFMFYVFFVSYNHIYYLVHPITIFFFIMITALLYVLESINNLIYKRKLQFLSKEERIKIFKENEGNYFYRLYKFIFYDLKKINHDGVKKIDHGFDGIIELDNKLPMWWVHLFYLTIVFSAIYFFSYLLIDFSNPYKEYDIAYKDQLKKIEIFEKNTPQVTIENACFKENLVNRGKVLFEENCATCHQSDGSGNIGPNLTDDYWINKKEKDLFKNIFYVIWNGSDNNPTMRAFGLSGEIKGNDIEKISSYVYFINQKSKKPLRGKDPQGIKITEWSKI from the coding sequence ATGAGATCTAAAATTCCTTCTTTTATTATGATTCCTTCACTTTTATCTGTTATAATATTCATGTTTTATGTTTTTTTTGTAAGTTATAATCATATATATTATTTGGTCCATCCTATTACTATATTTTTTTTCATTATGATTACGGCATTACTATATGTTTTAGAATCTATTAATAATTTAATTTATAAAAGAAAATTACAATTTCTTTCAAAAGAAGAAAGAATAAAAATATTTAAAGAAAATGAAGGAAATTATTTTTATAGACTTTACAAATTTATATTTTACGATTTAAAAAAAATTAATCATGATGGAGTTAAAAAAATAGATCATGGGTTTGATGGAATAATAGAATTAGATAACAAATTACCTATGTGGTGGGTTCATCTTTTTTATCTTACAATTGTTTTTTCTGCAATTTATTTTTTTTCTTATTTATTAATAGATTTTTCTAATCCTTATAAAGAATATGATATTGCTTATAAAGATCAATTAAAAAAAATTGAAATTTTTGAAAAAAATACCCCACAAGTAACTATAGAAAATGCGTGTTTTAAAGAAAATTTAGTAAATCGTGGAAAAGTTCTTTTTGAGGAAAATTGCGCTACTTGTCATCAATCAGATGGGAGTGGAAATATAGGACCGAATTTGACAGATGATTATTGGATTAACAAAAAAGAAAAAGATTTATTTAAAAATATATTTTATGTCATATGGAATGGAAGCGATAATAATCCAACTATGCGGGCTTTTGGTCTATCAGGAGAAATTAAAGGAAATGATATTGAAAAAATATCCAGTTATGTTTATTTTATCAATCAAAAATCTAAAAAACCTTTAAGAGGAAAAGATCCTCAAGGAATAAAAATAACAGAATGGAGTAAGATATAA
- a CDS encoding FixH family protein, which translates to MRIKFNWDIGIMLSLVIFIIFISYIAFFFPHVGSQLVSDRYYEEEMKYQEIINEKKNVLKLPGKIKVLILYSGIEIIFPPINNDIHGFFTLFRSSSKDLDFTRSFKILKSSKKILLIPKKLLKKGLYRLIIRWKTDKKYFFEKDIFWNQLNIFYLFSFLI; encoded by the coding sequence ATGAGAATAAAATTCAATTGGGATATTGGAATCATGTTATCTTTAGTTATTTTTATAATTTTTATTAGTTACATTGCTTTTTTTTTTCCACATGTAGGAAGTCAACTTGTTTCGGATCGATATTATGAAGAAGAAATGAAATACCAAGAAATTATAAATGAGAAAAAAAATGTATTGAAACTTCCTGGAAAAATAAAAGTTTTAATTTTATATTCTGGAATTGAGATAATATTTCCTCCTATTAACAATGATATTCATGGTTTTTTTACTTTATTTAGATCTTCTTCTAAAGATTTAGATTTTACGCGATCTTTCAAAATATTGAAATCCTCCAAAAAAATATTATTGATTCCTAAAAAACTTTTAAAAAAAGGACTTTATAGACTGATAATCAGATGGAAAACAGATAAAAAATATTTTTTTGAAAAAGATATTTTTTGGAATCAATTAAATATTTTTTATTTGTTTTCATTTTTAATTTAA
- a CDS encoding NADP-dependent malic enzyme, translating to MRKNISNFREESLNYHSQFPSGKIQITPTKKYSSQRDLSLAYSPGVAEPCKEIARSSIEVYKYTSKGNLVAVITNGSAVLGLGDIGALASKPVMEGKALLFKIFSGIDVFDIEIDASDPEKFIETVKAIAPTFGGINLEDIKAPEAFEIERRLKKELNIPVMHDDQHGTAIISGAALLNAITYVNKKIHEIKMVVNGAGAAAISCARTYKQLGVKPENILMFDSKGLLHVSRKDLNKEKREFSVNIDPIKKLDQAINNTDVFIGLSIGGILTPNMLKSMAKNPIVFAMANPDPEIDYNLAIKVRPDVIMATGRSDYPNQVNNVLGFPYIFRGALDVHANVINDEMKLAAVYAIASLAKEPVPEQVNIVYNKKNISFGKEYIIPKPFDNRLITRVAPAVAKAAMDSGVAKNPILDWKIYQEKLLDRMGYESKMLRMIQNRARTNPKKIVFCNGEEYDILKSVQILHEEGIISIPIVLGNEDRIKRLIHENNLNIELEIVDPEKNIKEVEEFSKILWKRRNRKGLTLYDSKIRMRTNDHFGAMMVDQGKADAVITGYSRSFSLSLRPMLEVIGKDDFVHKTAGMMILLTKRGPLFLADTAVIPDPTTEELARIALMASHVVKSFDIEPRIAMLSFQNFSSNSKTSSKVSKTVAFLHKKYPNLIVDGEVQPDFALNEFLLSRKFPFSKLVKKRANIFIFPNLESGNLTYKFIRGLGDVQTIGPVMLGMRKPAHVMQMQSSIEEIVHLATLAVIDAQIRKN from the coding sequence ATGAGAAAAAACATAAGTAATTTTCGTGAAGAATCTTTAAATTATCATAGTCAATTTCCTTCTGGAAAAATACAAATTACTCCTACAAAAAAATATAGCAGTCAGAGAGATCTGTCTCTTGCCTATTCTCCAGGAGTTGCTGAACCTTGTAAGGAAATAGCTCGTTCTTCTATTGAAGTATATAAATATACATCTAAAGGAAATCTTGTAGCAGTAATAACTAATGGATCTGCTGTATTAGGTCTTGGTGATATCGGAGCATTAGCCTCTAAACCTGTTATGGAAGGGAAAGCTCTTTTATTCAAAATATTTTCCGGTATTGATGTTTTTGATATAGAAATAGATGCATCTGATCCAGAAAAATTTATAGAAACAGTAAAAGCAATTGCTCCTACTTTTGGCGGAATTAATTTAGAAGATATAAAAGCTCCAGAAGCTTTTGAAATAGAGAGAAGACTGAAAAAAGAACTTAATATTCCTGTTATGCATGATGACCAACATGGAACAGCTATTATTTCAGGAGCGGCACTACTTAACGCTATTACTTATGTAAATAAAAAAATTCATGAAATTAAAATGGTTGTTAACGGAGCTGGTGCTGCAGCTATTTCTTGCGCAAGAACATACAAACAACTAGGAGTTAAACCTGAAAATATTCTTATGTTTGATAGTAAGGGATTGTTACATGTTTCAAGAAAAGATTTGAATAAAGAAAAAAGAGAATTTTCCGTGAATATTGATCCAATTAAAAAATTGGACCAGGCCATTAATAATACAGATGTTTTTATAGGGTTATCTATAGGAGGAATATTAACTCCTAATATGTTAAAAAGTATGGCTAAAAATCCCATAGTATTTGCTATGGCAAATCCCGATCCAGAAATAGATTACAACTTAGCTATAAAAGTACGTCCAGATGTTATTATGGCGACAGGAAGAAGCGATTATCCCAATCAAGTAAATAATGTATTAGGATTTCCTTATATATTTAGAGGAGCATTAGATGTTCATGCTAATGTTATCAATGATGAAATGAAACTTGCTGCAGTATATGCTATTGCTTCTTTAGCAAAAGAACCTGTTCCAGAACAGGTAAATATTGTTTATAATAAAAAAAATATTTCTTTTGGAAAAGAATATATCATTCCAAAACCTTTTGACAACCGTTTAATAACTCGTGTAGCTCCTGCTGTAGCAAAAGCAGCAATGGATTCTGGAGTAGCGAAAAATCCTATTTTAGATTGGAAAATCTATCAAGAAAAACTACTAGATAGAATGGGATATGAAAGTAAAATGCTTAGAATGATTCAAAATCGAGCACGTACAAATCCTAAAAAAATTGTTTTTTGTAATGGGGAAGAATACGATATTCTGAAATCTGTTCAAATTCTTCATGAAGAAGGAATTATTTCTATTCCTATAGTTTTAGGAAATGAAGATAGGATTAAACGTTTAATTCATGAAAATAATTTAAATATTGAATTAGAAATCGTAGATCCAGAAAAAAATATAAAAGAAGTAGAAGAATTTTCTAAAATTCTTTGGAAAAGAAGAAATAGAAAAGGTTTAACATTGTATGATTCAAAAATTCGTATGCGAACTAATGATCATTTTGGAGCTATGATGGTAGATCAAGGAAAAGCAGATGCCGTAATTACAGGATATTCTAGAAGTTTTTCATTAAGTTTACGTCCTATGTTAGAGGTGATTGGAAAAGATGATTTTGTTCATAAAACAGCAGGAATGATGATTTTATTAACAAAACGTGGTCCTCTATTTTTAGCAGATACAGCTGTAATTCCAGATCCAACAACTGAAGAATTGGCTAGAATTGCTTTAATGGCTTCTCATGTGGTTAAAAGTTTTGACATTGAACCACGTATCGCTATGTTATCTTTTCAAAATTTTTCATCTAATTCAAAAACATCTTCTAAAGTTTCTAAAACAGTAGCTTTTTTACATAAAAAATATCCAAATCTAATAGTAGATGGGGAAGTCCAACCTGATTTTGCTTTGAATGAATTTTTATTGTCTAGAAAATTTCCTTTTTCAAAACTTGTTAAAAAAAGAGCAAATATTTTTATTTTTCCAAATTTAGAATCAGGAAATTTAACTTATAAATTTATTAGAGGATTAGGAGATGTTCAAACTATTGGTCCTGTTATGTTGGGGATGCGGAAACCAGCACATGTTATGCAAATGCAATCTAGCATAGAAGAAATAGTCCATTTAGCAACTTTAGCTGTAATAGATGCACAAATTAGAAAAAATTAA
- the murI gene encoding glutamate racemase, with translation MKTSLFSPIGIFDSGIGGLIIAKEIKIQMPNENFIYFGDTKNMPYGEKSKDFIRKNSMKIASFLYEKKCKALVIACNSIASNALDMIIKKFHRKILIFNVIDPVVKNTVLLSYKRIGIIATSATIHSNFYTKKIKEYYHHLDVVQMSTPLLAPIIENGWKMKKINPIIKNYLNHLKSIDAILLACTHYFFLKEEIDNFYHGKVHLIDIPKIVAQEIKEKLNEKKLLCFHPISTWNRFPIFYTSSSIPIFFEKKVRILFGKKVFLKHDF, from the coding sequence ATGAAAACAAGTCTATTTTCTCCAATAGGAATATTTGACTCTGGAATTGGCGGACTTATTATAGCTAAAGAAATTAAAATTCAAATGCCTAATGAAAATTTTATTTATTTTGGAGATACTAAAAATATGCCTTATGGAGAAAAATCTAAAGATTTTATTAGAAAAAATTCTATGAAAATAGCTTCTTTTCTTTATGAAAAAAAGTGTAAAGCTTTAGTGATCGCATGTAATTCTATTGCATCTAATGCTTTGGATATGATCATAAAAAAATTTCATAGAAAAATATTAATATTTAATGTCATAGATCCTGTAGTAAAAAATACAGTTCTTCTTTCTTATAAAAGAATAGGAATAATTGCAACGTCTGCTACTATACATTCCAATTTTTATACAAAAAAAATAAAAGAATACTATCATCATTTAGATGTAGTTCAAATGTCTACACCTTTATTAGCTCCCATTATAGAAAATGGTTGGAAAATGAAAAAAATAAATCCTATTATAAAAAATTATTTAAATCATTTAAAATCAATTGATGCAATATTATTAGCTTGTACTCATTATTTTTTCTTGAAAGAAGAAATAGATAATTTTTATCATGGAAAAGTTCATTTAATTGATATACCAAAAATAGTGGCGCAGGAAATAAAAGAAAAATTAAATGAAAAAAAATTATTATGCTTTCATCCTATTTCTACTTGGAATAGATTTCCTATTTTTTATACATCTAGTTCTATTCCCATTTTTTTTGAAAAAAAAGTGCGAATTCTTTTTGGAAAAAAAGTATTTTTAAAACATGATTTTTAA